The following are encoded together in the Phragmites australis chromosome 19, lpPhrAust1.1, whole genome shotgun sequence genome:
- the LOC133900051 gene encoding regulatory-associated protein of TOR 1-like isoform X2 yields the protein MALGDLMASRLVHSSSSPLPPSASLPNHHHNHVRDDLPVVVNVPERRNGMEADEEKPTPVAYLSQVVVLCEQRHEGLDEAAAAAAGPSTIGLVPKWRPKDRMKTGCVALVLCLNISVDPPDVIKISPCARMECWIDPFSMAPPKALESIGKTLHLQYERWQPKARYKLQLDPTVEEVKKLCNTCRKFARSERVLFHYNGHGVPKPTANGEIWVFNKSYTQYIPLPITDLDSWLKTPSIYVFDCSAAGIIVKAFLERLDWSSSSSASSLKDCILLAACEAHQTLPQSAEFPADVFTACLTTPIKMALHWFCKRSLLCGSLDHSLIDQIPGRQNDRKTLLGELNWIFTAITDTIAWNVLPHDLFQRLFRQDLLVVSLFRNFLLAERIMRSANCSPISFPLLPQTHQHHMWDAWDMAAEICLSKLPQSIADPNAEFQPSPFFTEQLTAFEVWLDHGSEEKKRPEQLPIVLQVLLSQSHRFRALVLLGRFLDMGPWAVDLALSVGIFPCVLKLLQTSAMELRQILVFIWTKILSLDKSCQVDLVKDGGHAYFIRFLDSLDAYPEQRAMAAFVLAVIVDGHRRGQEACINAGLIDVCLRHLQPENLHDAQTEPLLLQWLCLCLGKLWEDFPDAQLLGLQSNAPEIVICLLSEPQPEVRASAVFALGNLLDMGSSSLNGVDDDSDDDEKVKAEINVVRSLLQVSSDGSPLVRSEVAIALTRFASGHNKHLKSIAAEYWKPQTNSLLKSLPSLANISNPSNVYNPNSILQGSSGLASHIGPVLRVGSDSGVTDRDGRISTSSPIVTTSIMHGSPQSDDSSHHSDSGILLKENASNGGLSYTRSKHVDSGFFSQFISTMCSVAKDPYPRISTIGRRALFLIGVEQVVMKHTRFNSGGAHQGETSAPPSNSGMARSSSWFDMNSGNFSMAFRTPPVSPPQHDYLTGLRRVCSMDFRPHLMNSPEGLADPLLSSAGAPSNAELSILPQSIIYNWSCGHFSRPLLTGSDDNEDTNARREERERIALDYIAKCQRSSCKMTSQIASWDTRFELGTKAALLMPFSPIVVAADENEQIRVWNYDDALLVNTFENHKFSDRGLSKLLHINELDESLLLAASSDGNVRIWKNFTQKGRQKLVTAFSSVQGHRAAGRSIVIDWQQQSGYLYASGDMSSILVWDLDKEQLLSTTQLSADSAISALSASQVCSGHFAAGFADASVRIFDVRTPDRLVYMTSPHAPRTEKVVGIGFQPGFDPFKIVSASQAGDIQFLDVRRASEPYLTIEAHRGSLTALAVHRHAPVVASGSAKQMIKVFSLEGEQLTIIRYQPSFMGQRIGSVNCLSFHPYKSLLAAGAGDNALVSIYAEENYK from the exons ATGGCATTGGGGGACCTCATGGCGTCCAGGCTCGTCCACTCGTCGTCCTCGCCGTTGCCGCCCTCGGCGTCGCTGCCGAATCACCACCACAACCACGTCAGAGATGACCTCCCCGTCGTCGTGAATGTTCCAGAGCGCAGAAATGGCATGGAGGCCGATGAGGAGAAGCCGACGCCAGTGGCGTACCTGTCCCAGGTAGTGGTGCTGTGCGAGCAGCGCCACGAGGGACTCGacgaggctgccgcggcggcggccgggccctCCACCATCGGGCTCGTCCCCAAGTGGCGGCCCAAGGACCGG ATGAAGACTGGATGTGTTGCACTTGTATTATGTTTAAACATTAGTGTTGATCCGCCAGATGTAATTAAAATTTCTCCTTGTGCAAGAATGGAGTGCTGGATAG ATCCATTTTCTATGGCACCTCCGAAAGCTCTCGAAAGTATTGGAAAAACATTGCACTTGCAGTACGAACGATGGCAACCTAAG GCTCGTTACAAGCTTCAGCTGGATCCAACAGTGGAGGAAGTTAAGAAGCTCTGTAATACTTGCCGCAAATTTGCCAGATCAGAGAGAGTCCTTTTCCATTATAATGGACATGGTGTACCAAAACCTACAGCTAATGGTGAGATTTGGGTGTTTAACAAG AGTTACACCCAGTATATTCCACTTCCTATTACTGATCTTGATTCATGGCTAAAAACACCTTCAATTTATGTATTTGACTGCTCAGCGGCTGGAATTATTGTTAAAGCTTTTCTAGAG CGCCTAGACTGGAGTTCTAGCAGCTCTGCGTCTTCACTGAAGGATTGCATTCTTCTTGCTGCCTGCGAGGCACATCAAACTCTTCCCCAGAGTGCAGAATTTCCTGCTGATGTGTTTACAGCTTGCCTCACAACACCCATCAAAATGGCATTGCACTG GTTTTGTAAGCGATCATTACTCTGTGGTTCTCTGGATCATTCTCTTATTGACCAAATTCCTGGAAGGCAAAATGACCGTAAAACTCTTCTTGGGGAGTTGAACTGGATTTTCACTGCTATTACAGATACTATTGCATGGAATGTTCTTCCTCATG ATCTATTCCAAAGGCTTTTCAGGCAAGATCTTCTGGTTGTTAGTCTCTTTCGCAACTTCTTACTTGCTGAGAGAATCATGAGATCTGCAAATTGTTCTCCAATTTCTTTCCCGTTGTTGCCACAAACACATCAACACCATATGTG GGATGCATGGGACATGGCTGCTGAGATATGCCTTTCCAAGCTTCCTCAATCAATTGCTGATCCAAATGCGGAGTTTCAG CCAAGCCCATTTTTTACGGAACAATTGACGGCTTTTGAAGTATGGCTTGATCATGGCTCTGAGGAGAAGAAACGGCCTGAACAGTTACCTATAGTTCTTCAG GTCTTGCTTAGTCAATCACACAGATTCAGAGCGCTTGTTCTCCTTGGAAGATTTCTTGACATGGGACCATGGGCAGTTGATTTG GCCTTGTCTGTCGGAATCTTCCCTTGTGTACTCAAACTGCTCCAAACAAGTGCAATGGAGTTGCGTCAAATTCTTGTGTTCATATGGACAAAAATTCTCTCTCTGGATAAG TCATGCCAAGTTGACTTGGTTAAAGATGGAGGGCATGCATATTTTATCAGATTTCTTGACAGTTTGGATGCTTACCCAGAGCAGCGTGCAATGGCTGCTTTCGTTTTAGCAGTTATTGTGGATGGACATAGAAGGGGTCAAGAGGCTTGTATTAATGCAGGTCTTATAGATGTTTGCCTGAGACATCTTCAACCTGAGAATCTTCATGATGCACAGACAGAGCCTTTGCTTTTGCAGTGGCTGTGTTTATGCCTCGGCAAACTCTGGGAAGATTTCCCTGATGCTCAGTTACTTGGTCTGCAATCAAATGCGCCAGAAATTGTTATCTGTCTATTGTCGGAGCCTCAACCTGAG GTCAGAGCTTCTGCTGTTTTTGCACTTGGGAATCTCCTGGATATGGGATCTTCATCATTGAATGGAGTTGATGACGAttctgatgatgatgaaaaGGTGAAAGCTGAAATAAATGTTGTTCGAAGCCTTCTACAGGTGTCTTCAGATGGTAGTCCCCTTGTTAGATCTGAGGTTGCTATAG CGCTTACCCGCTTTGCATCGGGTCACAACAAACATCTCAAATCTATTGCTGCTGAGTATTGGAAACCTCAAACCAATTCATTGCTGAAGTCACTACCATCATTGGCTAATATAAGCAATCCAAGTAATGTTTACAATCCCAACAGCATTCTACAAGGCAGCAGTGGCCTTGCTTCTCATATAGGACCTGTGCTAAgggtcggcagtgatagtggtgTCACTGACCGTGATGGAAGAATTTCTACAAGCAGCCCGATTGTGACAACTAGCATCATGCATGGCTCTCCCCAATCAGATGATTCTTCCCACCACTCTGATTCAGGCATATTACTGAAAGAGAATGCAAGTAATGGTGGTCTCAGCTACACCAGGTCAAAGCATGTTGATAGTggatttttttctcaatttataTCGACCATGTGTTCTGTTGCTAAAGATCCTTACCCAAGAATTTCAACCATTGGTCGGAGAGCACTGTTCCTCATAGGTGTTGAGCAAGTGGTCATGAAACATACTAGATTTAACAGTGGAGGTGCACATCAAGGAGAGACATCTGCACCTCCATCAAACTCTGGAATGGCACGCTCTTCTTCCTGGTTTGACATGAATTCTG GAAACTTCTCAATGGCATTTAGGACCCCTCCTGTTAGCCCCCCTCAGCATGATTATCTTACAGGATTACGCCGAGTGTGTTCTATGGATTTCAGACCACATCTTATGAATTCACCTGAGGGCTTAGCTGATCCCCTTTTAAGCTCTGCTGGAGCTCCCAGTAATGCTGAGCTAAGTATACTTCCCCAGTCAATAATTTACAACTGGAGCTGTGGTCACTTCTCTAGGCCACTTCTAACTGGTTCTGATGATAACGAGGACACAAATGctagaagagaagagagagaacgAATTGCACTAGATTACATTGCTAAATGCCAGCGTTCGT CTTGCAAGATGACCAGCCAAATTGCTAGCTGGGATACGAGGTTTGAGTTGGGTACAAAAGCAGCATTATTGATGCCATTTTCTCCGATCGTCGTTGCAGCTGATGAAAATGAGCAAataag AGTGTGGAACTATGATGATGCACTACTGGTGAACACTTTCGAAAACCATAAGTTCTCTGACAGAGGGCTATCTAAGCTTTTGCATATCAATGAGCTTGATGAGAGCTTGCTTTTAGCTGCCTCAA GCGATGGGAATGTCCGCATATGGAAAAACTTTACTCAGAAGGGACGACAGAAACTTGTAACTGCTTTTTCATCAGTTCAGGGTCATCGAGCTGCCGGTCGCAGTATTGTGATCGATTGGCAGCAGCAATCTGGTTATCTG TACGCATCTGGTGACATGTCTTCTATCCTTGTATGGGATCTTGACAAGGAACAACTTCTCAGCACCACCCAATTATCGGCTGATAGCGCTATTTCTGCTCTG TCTGCATCTCAGGTCTGCTCTGGTCATTTTGCTGCTGGTTTTGCCGATGCTTCTGTCAGGATATTTGATGTTCGCACTCCTGATAG GCTTGTCTATATGACCAGTCCACATGCCCCAAGAACAGAAAAGGTTGTGGGCATAGGGTTTCAGCCTGGGTTTGATCCATTCAAG ATTGTAAGCGCATCTCAAGCTGGAGACATTCAATTTCTTGATGTTAGAAGGGCATCAGAACCCTACCTCACTATCGAGGCACACAGGGGTTCGCTTACAGCACTAGCTGTTCATCGGCATGCCCCAGTTGTTGCAAGCGGCTCAGCCAAGCAGATGATTAAAGTGTTTAGCCTTGAAGGAGAACAGTTGACGATAATACGCTACCAGCCATCTTTTATGGGCCAAAGAATAGGCAGTGTAAATTGCCTTTCTTTTCACCCATACAAATCACTCTTGGCCGCTGGTGCTGGTGATAATGCTCTTGTCTCTATCTACGCGGAGGAAAATTACAAGTAA
- the LOC133900051 gene encoding regulatory-associated protein of TOR 1-like isoform X1: MALGDLMASRLVHSSSSPLPPSASLPNHHHNHVRDDLPVVVNVPERRNGMEADEEKPTPVAYLSQVVVLCEQRHEGLDEAAAAAAGPSTIGLVPKWRPKDRMKTGCVALVLCLNISVDPPDVIKISPCARMECWIDPFSMAPPKALESIGKTLHLQYERWQPKARYKLQLDPTVEEVKKLCNTCRKFARSERVLFHYNGHGVPKPTANGEIWVFNKSYTQYIPLPITDLDSWLKTPSIYVFDCSAAGIIVKAFLERLDWSSSSSASSLKDCILLAACEAHQTLPQSAEFPADVFTACLTTPIKMALHWFCKRSLLCGSLDHSLIDQIPGRQNDRKTLLGELNWIFTAITDTIAWNVLPHDLFQRLFRQDLLVVSLFRNFLLAERIMRSANCSPISFPLLPQTHQHHMWDAWDMAAEICLSKLPQSIADPNAEFQPSPFFTEQLTAFEVWLDHGSEEKKRPEQLPIVLQVLLSQSHRFRALVLLGRFLDMGPWAVDLALSVGIFPCVLKLLQTSAMELRQILVFIWTKILSLDKSCQVDLVKDGGHAYFIRFLDSLDAYPEQRAMAAFVLAVIVDGHRRGQEACINAGLIDVCLRHLQPENLHDAQTEPLLLQWLCLCLGKLWEDFPDAQLLGLQSNAPEIVICLLSEPQPEVRASAVFALGNLLDMGSSSLNGVDDDSDDDEKVKAEINVVRSLLQVSSDGSPLVRSEVAIALTRFASGHNKHLKSIAAEYWKPQTNSLLKSLPSLANISNPSNVYNPNSILQGSSGLASHIGPVLRVGSDSGVTDRDGRISTSSPIVTTSIMHGSPQSDDSSHHSDSGILLKENASNGGLSYTRSKHVDSGFFSQFISTMCSVAKDPYPRISTIGRRALFLIGVEQVVMKHTRFNSGGAHQGETSAPPSNSGMARSSSWFDMNSGNFSMAFRTPPVSPPQHDYLTGLRRVCSMDFRPHLMNSPEGLADPLLSSAGAPSNAELSILPQSIIYNWSCGHFSRPLLTGSDDNEDTNARREERERIALDYIAKCQRSSACKMTSQIASWDTRFELGTKAALLMPFSPIVVAADENEQIRVWNYDDALLVNTFENHKFSDRGLSKLLHINELDESLLLAASSDGNVRIWKNFTQKGRQKLVTAFSSVQGHRAAGRSIVIDWQQQSGYLYASGDMSSILVWDLDKEQLLSTTQLSADSAISALSASQVCSGHFAAGFADASVRIFDVRTPDRLVYMTSPHAPRTEKVVGIGFQPGFDPFKIVSASQAGDIQFLDVRRASEPYLTIEAHRGSLTALAVHRHAPVVASGSAKQMIKVFSLEGEQLTIIRYQPSFMGQRIGSVNCLSFHPYKSLLAAGAGDNALVSIYAEENYK, from the exons ATGGCATTGGGGGACCTCATGGCGTCCAGGCTCGTCCACTCGTCGTCCTCGCCGTTGCCGCCCTCGGCGTCGCTGCCGAATCACCACCACAACCACGTCAGAGATGACCTCCCCGTCGTCGTGAATGTTCCAGAGCGCAGAAATGGCATGGAGGCCGATGAGGAGAAGCCGACGCCAGTGGCGTACCTGTCCCAGGTAGTGGTGCTGTGCGAGCAGCGCCACGAGGGACTCGacgaggctgccgcggcggcggccgggccctCCACCATCGGGCTCGTCCCCAAGTGGCGGCCCAAGGACCGG ATGAAGACTGGATGTGTTGCACTTGTATTATGTTTAAACATTAGTGTTGATCCGCCAGATGTAATTAAAATTTCTCCTTGTGCAAGAATGGAGTGCTGGATAG ATCCATTTTCTATGGCACCTCCGAAAGCTCTCGAAAGTATTGGAAAAACATTGCACTTGCAGTACGAACGATGGCAACCTAAG GCTCGTTACAAGCTTCAGCTGGATCCAACAGTGGAGGAAGTTAAGAAGCTCTGTAATACTTGCCGCAAATTTGCCAGATCAGAGAGAGTCCTTTTCCATTATAATGGACATGGTGTACCAAAACCTACAGCTAATGGTGAGATTTGGGTGTTTAACAAG AGTTACACCCAGTATATTCCACTTCCTATTACTGATCTTGATTCATGGCTAAAAACACCTTCAATTTATGTATTTGACTGCTCAGCGGCTGGAATTATTGTTAAAGCTTTTCTAGAG CGCCTAGACTGGAGTTCTAGCAGCTCTGCGTCTTCACTGAAGGATTGCATTCTTCTTGCTGCCTGCGAGGCACATCAAACTCTTCCCCAGAGTGCAGAATTTCCTGCTGATGTGTTTACAGCTTGCCTCACAACACCCATCAAAATGGCATTGCACTG GTTTTGTAAGCGATCATTACTCTGTGGTTCTCTGGATCATTCTCTTATTGACCAAATTCCTGGAAGGCAAAATGACCGTAAAACTCTTCTTGGGGAGTTGAACTGGATTTTCACTGCTATTACAGATACTATTGCATGGAATGTTCTTCCTCATG ATCTATTCCAAAGGCTTTTCAGGCAAGATCTTCTGGTTGTTAGTCTCTTTCGCAACTTCTTACTTGCTGAGAGAATCATGAGATCTGCAAATTGTTCTCCAATTTCTTTCCCGTTGTTGCCACAAACACATCAACACCATATGTG GGATGCATGGGACATGGCTGCTGAGATATGCCTTTCCAAGCTTCCTCAATCAATTGCTGATCCAAATGCGGAGTTTCAG CCAAGCCCATTTTTTACGGAACAATTGACGGCTTTTGAAGTATGGCTTGATCATGGCTCTGAGGAGAAGAAACGGCCTGAACAGTTACCTATAGTTCTTCAG GTCTTGCTTAGTCAATCACACAGATTCAGAGCGCTTGTTCTCCTTGGAAGATTTCTTGACATGGGACCATGGGCAGTTGATTTG GCCTTGTCTGTCGGAATCTTCCCTTGTGTACTCAAACTGCTCCAAACAAGTGCAATGGAGTTGCGTCAAATTCTTGTGTTCATATGGACAAAAATTCTCTCTCTGGATAAG TCATGCCAAGTTGACTTGGTTAAAGATGGAGGGCATGCATATTTTATCAGATTTCTTGACAGTTTGGATGCTTACCCAGAGCAGCGTGCAATGGCTGCTTTCGTTTTAGCAGTTATTGTGGATGGACATAGAAGGGGTCAAGAGGCTTGTATTAATGCAGGTCTTATAGATGTTTGCCTGAGACATCTTCAACCTGAGAATCTTCATGATGCACAGACAGAGCCTTTGCTTTTGCAGTGGCTGTGTTTATGCCTCGGCAAACTCTGGGAAGATTTCCCTGATGCTCAGTTACTTGGTCTGCAATCAAATGCGCCAGAAATTGTTATCTGTCTATTGTCGGAGCCTCAACCTGAG GTCAGAGCTTCTGCTGTTTTTGCACTTGGGAATCTCCTGGATATGGGATCTTCATCATTGAATGGAGTTGATGACGAttctgatgatgatgaaaaGGTGAAAGCTGAAATAAATGTTGTTCGAAGCCTTCTACAGGTGTCTTCAGATGGTAGTCCCCTTGTTAGATCTGAGGTTGCTATAG CGCTTACCCGCTTTGCATCGGGTCACAACAAACATCTCAAATCTATTGCTGCTGAGTATTGGAAACCTCAAACCAATTCATTGCTGAAGTCACTACCATCATTGGCTAATATAAGCAATCCAAGTAATGTTTACAATCCCAACAGCATTCTACAAGGCAGCAGTGGCCTTGCTTCTCATATAGGACCTGTGCTAAgggtcggcagtgatagtggtgTCACTGACCGTGATGGAAGAATTTCTACAAGCAGCCCGATTGTGACAACTAGCATCATGCATGGCTCTCCCCAATCAGATGATTCTTCCCACCACTCTGATTCAGGCATATTACTGAAAGAGAATGCAAGTAATGGTGGTCTCAGCTACACCAGGTCAAAGCATGTTGATAGTggatttttttctcaatttataTCGACCATGTGTTCTGTTGCTAAAGATCCTTACCCAAGAATTTCAACCATTGGTCGGAGAGCACTGTTCCTCATAGGTGTTGAGCAAGTGGTCATGAAACATACTAGATTTAACAGTGGAGGTGCACATCAAGGAGAGACATCTGCACCTCCATCAAACTCTGGAATGGCACGCTCTTCTTCCTGGTTTGACATGAATTCTG GAAACTTCTCAATGGCATTTAGGACCCCTCCTGTTAGCCCCCCTCAGCATGATTATCTTACAGGATTACGCCGAGTGTGTTCTATGGATTTCAGACCACATCTTATGAATTCACCTGAGGGCTTAGCTGATCCCCTTTTAAGCTCTGCTGGAGCTCCCAGTAATGCTGAGCTAAGTATACTTCCCCAGTCAATAATTTACAACTGGAGCTGTGGTCACTTCTCTAGGCCACTTCTAACTGGTTCTGATGATAACGAGGACACAAATGctagaagagaagagagagaacgAATTGCACTAGATTACATTGCTAAATGCCAGCGTTCGT CAGCTTGCAAGATGACCAGCCAAATTGCTAGCTGGGATACGAGGTTTGAGTTGGGTACAAAAGCAGCATTATTGATGCCATTTTCTCCGATCGTCGTTGCAGCTGATGAAAATGAGCAAataag AGTGTGGAACTATGATGATGCACTACTGGTGAACACTTTCGAAAACCATAAGTTCTCTGACAGAGGGCTATCTAAGCTTTTGCATATCAATGAGCTTGATGAGAGCTTGCTTTTAGCTGCCTCAA GCGATGGGAATGTCCGCATATGGAAAAACTTTACTCAGAAGGGACGACAGAAACTTGTAACTGCTTTTTCATCAGTTCAGGGTCATCGAGCTGCCGGTCGCAGTATTGTGATCGATTGGCAGCAGCAATCTGGTTATCTG TACGCATCTGGTGACATGTCTTCTATCCTTGTATGGGATCTTGACAAGGAACAACTTCTCAGCACCACCCAATTATCGGCTGATAGCGCTATTTCTGCTCTG TCTGCATCTCAGGTCTGCTCTGGTCATTTTGCTGCTGGTTTTGCCGATGCTTCTGTCAGGATATTTGATGTTCGCACTCCTGATAG GCTTGTCTATATGACCAGTCCACATGCCCCAAGAACAGAAAAGGTTGTGGGCATAGGGTTTCAGCCTGGGTTTGATCCATTCAAG ATTGTAAGCGCATCTCAAGCTGGAGACATTCAATTTCTTGATGTTAGAAGGGCATCAGAACCCTACCTCACTATCGAGGCACACAGGGGTTCGCTTACAGCACTAGCTGTTCATCGGCATGCCCCAGTTGTTGCAAGCGGCTCAGCCAAGCAGATGATTAAAGTGTTTAGCCTTGAAGGAGAACAGTTGACGATAATACGCTACCAGCCATCTTTTATGGGCCAAAGAATAGGCAGTGTAAATTGCCTTTCTTTTCACCCATACAAATCACTCTTGGCCGCTGGTGCTGGTGATAATGCTCTTGTCTCTATCTACGCGGAGGAAAATTACAAGTAA